The DNA segment ATTTGGAAAAAACAGCTTGACGTTCCAAAAATCCCATGATAAGATATTTTGTGCAAATAAGAATGATTACGTTTTGCGATGCGTAATCGAAATGTACATACTATAGTTTTAAGTTTTAAATCGTAATCATTACGAAAAAGGAGAGATAATATGAAGAAATGGTCGTTTATAGTTGTAGCAGTGTTAACATTCGCTTTAGTTTTGGCGGGATGTGGTGCTAGTAGCGATAAAGTAAGTGGGGATAAGGACAAGCTTAAAATAGTGACCACTTTTTATCCTATGTATGATTTTACCAAGAATGTGGCGGGAGACAAGGCTTCTATTGAAATGTTGATTGATGCTGGAACAGAGCCGCATGATTACGAACCAAGTGCAAAAGATATTGCCAAAATCGAAGCAGCAGATGTATTTGTTTATAACAGTGAAGACATGGAAACATGGGTGCCAAGCGTGCTTAAAAGCTTAGACTCAAAAAAATTGACCGTGATTGATGCTAGTAAAGGAATTCAGCTTGTAGAAGGAACCGAAGAAGAAGAACATCATGACCACGAAGAAGAAGGGCACGATCATGATCATGAAGAAGCGCACCATCACGAACATGATCCACACGTATGGCTAAGTCCAGTTCTTGCCCAACAAGAAGTAACCAATATCCAGAATGGTTTAACTAAAGCGGATAAAACAAATGCAGATACATATGAAAAGAATGCAGCAAATTACAATGACAAACTAAAAGCCCTTGATGGCAAATTTAAAACAGCTTTTGAAGGAGCGAAACAACGCGATTTTGTAACCCAACATGCCGCATTT comes from the Listeria welshimeri serovar 6b str. SLCC5334 genome and includes:
- a CDS encoding metal ABC transporter substrate-binding protein; translation: MKKWSFIVVAVLTFALVLAGCGASSDKVSGDKDKLKIVTTFYPMYDFTKNVAGDKASIEMLIDAGTEPHDYEPSAKDIAKIEAADVFVYNSEDMETWVPSVLKSLDSKKLTVIDASKGIQLVEGTEEEEHHDHEEEGHDHDHEEAHHHEHDPHVWLSPVLAQQEVTNIQNGLTKADKTNADTYEKNAANYNDKLKALDGKFKTAFEGAKQRDFVTQHAAFQYLAKEYNLHQVAIAGLSPDQEPSPARLAELQKYVKDNNISTIYFEEVASPKVAETLANETGAKLEVLSPIEGITDKEQKKGMDYIAYMGQNLKALQKTIK